TGACTCCGCAACAACGCGAAGTTATTAGCTTGCGCTTCGGTCTCAAGGATGGCCGCGAGTTGTCCTTGGCAAAAGTGGGTGAGCAACTCAGTCTCAGTCGCGAGCGAGTGCGCCAGCTTGAACACCAAGCTTTAGCCCAGCTACGCCGCCGGCAGGCCAATGTACGCGAGTATTTGGCTAGCTAAGAGCTAGGAGAGGGAGAATTCTTAATTCTCCTAAATCTCTAATCTACTCACCTTTTATATGCGATGTATGGCGGGAATTTTTTTCTCGCCATATTTTTTTATGAACATTTGTAAACATTTTCAGAAATTAAAAGTAACCGAGTTGAAGCCAATGCAAACAGCCAGTGCTGTACCTAGATTCTCATCTAGGATTAATTATTGAAACCTCTAGGGGGACAATCAGGGTGTGCAACAGATTTGTCCACTTTTTTTCATCGAGCCTTCAAATGCTGAACAGTTTCTCTAGGCCGCAAGCGAAGAGAACCCAAGCTTCGGGATTCGTCGCAAAAAGCATATTTGCTACCGTAACTGCTTCCTGCACCCTAGGGGCTGTTGGGATTGAATTGGCTGCGGGGCAAGCGGAACATAAGTTTCGTCTGATTGGTCAATTGCCGCCCGCAGATACCTTCACTGGAACTGAGAGCCAGCTTTTAGCCGATGGAGTTTACCTGTTTGGCGAAGATCCAGAACCGGAACAGGTGGGGAAAGCCTATATGGTATTTGAAGTGCGCCGTGGCCGGCTGATTGGGGCTTTTTATATGCCGAGTTCTTCTTTTGACTGCGTATTCGGCAATGCTCAGTCGGAGCGCTTAGACGTAACCATTGTTAATAGCTACGAACGAACAACTTATCCCTATTCTGTCCCACTTCTGGATTTGCACCCGATCGACAGCTTCAGTGCCAACGACCGGCGCATCCTCAGTACCTGTACAGAAACCTATCAACAGCAAGTCTGGAACCAGTAAAGCAATTTCTACTGTTCTCTGTACTCCTTTAAAACTTAAAACTCAATGCCGGGTTGCGCTTTAACGTTTTGCTCACGGAAGGGATGCTTAATTAAAGTCATTTCAGTTACGAGGTCTGCTTGGTCAATAAGCGCAGCCGGTGCGCCCCTGCCGGTGAGAATCACGTGAGAGTCTGCCGGCTTTTGCTCTAAACCCGCCAGCACTTCTTCAACGCTTAGATAACCAAGTTTGAGCGCTACATTGATTTCATCAAGCAGCACCAGTTTAAATTCAGGATTGCGAATAAATTCCAAACCAGTCTGCCAAGCGTGCTGGGCTTTTTCGATATCACGCTGCCGGTCTTGAGTTTCCCAGGTGAACCCTTCTCCAAGGGCGTGAAACTCTAACTGATCCGCCCACCGGCTAAACACAACCTTTTCCGCCGGCTCCCACGCACCTTTAATAAATTGTACAATTGCCACCCGGTAGCCATGTCCCAGGGAGCGCAGCACCATTCCCAGCGCTGCTGTGGTTTTGCCTTTCCCGTTGCCGGTGTGCACGACAATCAAGCCTTTTTCTTGGGTTCGTGCCGCCAGCCGTTCTTCCTGCACTTCTTTGCGTCGCTGCATCTTCTGCTGGTAGCGATCAGGCGTCAGCGATGTCTCCTCTTCTAGGGTATCGGTTTCCACATCTTGATTCGCGTTGAGTTCGGTATTTGTTTGCATCAGGAGTCTCTATTTTTAGGAAAGTGGGAAAGGGGTGCCGCAATCTGTTTACGTTAAACAGACAGTGAAACTGTTTTACAACTATTTTAGATTTTAAATTTTAGAGGTTCATCTTGGCTTCAAACCAAACTTTATTAGAAATTTCACAAGGAATGGGGCTTTCCCATTTCCTGCAACTTTAAGGCAAAACTGTTGCAGACTCAACTTTATGTCAAAGTGCCGATGGCAATTCATAGCTTGCCGGTTAAGCTTGGATTAAGAATAGATTAAAAAGGGAGGCTCGTTACAATGATCTAACAGAAGCGTCATTGCTATTCACTTCGATCCAATGGCAACCGCCGGCACTCACAACTTCAATCGGCAACGAGTCAGCGCAGCAGTTATCTAATTGCAATATAGCTCAGATACAAAATTTAACAAAAGGTGGATAGACTTATGGTAGAACCCTCTGATTTTTTATCGCCGCGCAGTCGCTTCTACGGCAAATTTACGCCCGAAAACCTGGCATTTGATGCAAATTTACAGGAATTCGCGCAAAAAGTGACGATTATCTGCGCCTTAGAAACGGGAGGTAAGATTTCCCCAGAACAAGCTTATGAAGACATTAAACGGCTTTGGCGTCAACTGAAAAAATCTAAAAAGCAACTGGGAATTGGTGAACCCCCCCCCAATCCCGAAGAGAAGCGGGATGAAACGTGAAGCAGAACTGCCGGTGCGGGGGACAATTGAAAAAGAAGAATTAAGCGAGAGAATTTAAAATATTCTTCGTTCTTAATTTTTCATTTTTCAACTCTCACTTGAGAGTTGAAACAAACGCACAGGTTTGGAAGCAGGGAAGATGGCTA
Above is a genomic segment from Microcoleus sp. FACHB-68 containing:
- the cobO gene encoding cob(I)yrinic acid a,c-diamide adenosyltransferase, translated to MQTNTELNANQDVETDTLEEETSLTPDRYQQKMQRRKEVQEERLAARTQEKGLIVVHTGNGKGKTTAALGMVLRSLGHGYRVAIVQFIKGAWEPAEKVVFSRWADQLEFHALGEGFTWETQDRQRDIEKAQHAWQTGLEFIRNPEFKLVLLDEINVALKLGYLSVEEVLAGLEQKPADSHVILTGRGAPAALIDQADLVTEMTLIKHPFREQNVKAQPGIEF